From a single Plasmodium yoelii strain 17X genome assembly, chromosome: 9 genomic region:
- a CDS encoding actin-like protein, putative: MDNNTIIIDNGSGYMKVGLNTNTLPTIVFPTVVGNSKNKDVSQTYVGDEAFFRERELSIYRPFDHGHISDWDLANNIWDYAINCVDPNKSVKSVLLTEPPLCSISHRKNMGEIFFENFGFENINISVSGLMSIYAAGLTTGLVLDIGEGVTQCIPIFDGYIEKNSVIRSDFGGEELTMFMQKLICDIGYNMTTRKSYEYVKIMKETLCFCSLNPPKDQLREDLTTTYTLPDGDVLRDGYNTIEISHERFYVPEALFNPLLCHRDNLSISDIVCKSILSCPIENRKTLSSYIILSGGCSLFPNLAERLEREIKNNSPENARSAVKVHAHENRGIMAWCGAQVFSQPELRDAQRGVWISKDEYEEIGDNIFLIKATLKLT, encoded by the exons ATGGATAATAACACAATTATAATTGACAATGGCTCAg GCTATATGAAAGTAGGATTAAACACAAATACTTTACCGACAATAGTATTCCCCACAGTAGTTGGAAATTCGAAAAATAAAGATGTAAGTCAAACATATGTAGGAGACGAAGCATTTTTTCGTGAAAGAGAGTTATCAATATATAGGCCATTCGACCATGGGCATATATCTGATTGGGATTTGGCAAATAACATATGGGATTATGCAATAAATTGTGTCGATCCAAATAAAAGTGTAAAAAGTGTATTATTAACTGAGCCACCATTATGTTCTATATCtcatagaaaaaatatgggagaaatattttttgaaaattttgggtttgaaaatataaatatttctgTATCTGGCTTGATGTCTATATATGCAGCAGGTTTAACCACAGGTTTAGTTTTGGATATTGGAGAAGGAGTTACACAATGTATACCAATTTTTGATGGATATATAGAAAAGAATTCAGTTATTCGTTCTGATTTTGGGGGGGAAGAATTAACTATgtttatgcaaaaattaatTTGTGATATAGGCTATAATATGACAACAAGAAAATCATAtgaatatgtaaaaattatgaaagaAACATTATGTTTTTGTTCATTAAACCCACCAAAAGATCAATTAAGAGAAGATTTGACAACGACATATACATTACCTGATGGTGATGTTTTAAGAGATGGATATAATACTATAGAAATTTCACATGAACGATTTTATGTTCCTGAAGCTTTATTTAACCCACTTTTATGTCATAGAGATAATTTAAGTATTTCTGATATTGTATGTAAATCTATTTTATCGTGTCCTATTGAAAATCGGAAAACTTTAAGTAGTTACATTATTTTATCGGGAGGATGTTCTCTTTTTCCAAATTTAGCTGAACGATTAGAACGtgaaatcaaaaataattcaCCTGAAAATGCCAGATCTGCAGTAAAG gTACATGCTCACGAAAATAGAGGGATTATGGCCTGGTGTGGTGCCCAAGTATTTTCACAACCCGAATTGAGAGATGCTCAAAGGGGAGTGTGGATATCAAAAGATGAATATGAAGAAATAGGGGACAacatatttttgataaaa GCAACTCTAAAGCTAACCTAG
- a CDS encoding ES2 protein, putative → MENRDVTYLDDNKSLNDKENDVEKDRKNENKILLKDDKNLKIIRSKKKEKKENDENENEKIILFENNEIVEYDASYFKNQNNNIVLMEEDYLEVLEHLIEKTFFPDLYNLKNERGMITNYEFNNKEYNDIDNKSNSLCPPSPNTFINEDNNSIYEFMDKYKTNLSHDLQSCNKNNILSCIEGKKKKKNDKNSKYKLVILPNGKKHKINLNMKLSDFQKLYTSEDNKSFEYLLKNMKNKNIEKNMYSIIKRNEYNMKMDYIEECTKKGIKCDMLHMNKSENELYPMKSSYGYKSSENILNRQGKNKNIIAYKNTRFSDEYNEDIKNQINQCEEIKQMKLLNRDRENKEEEMISKGVFNLLQEKNGYKYVKTPIIEAGKGLDKSPIITWGKIMNTPILLENGGEEENGEENQIDYPNLNEESSNCDIDNYLKNEFTLQKLNNREIAAEKLQNSLRDVKYNNKEILKKKRFNMLIKKTCNTSSRMSTTSFRSYVLSRKSQKRLNELSQKSSLASQILRKK, encoded by the coding sequence ATGGAAAATAGGGATGTAACTTATTTGGATGATAATAAAAGTCTAaatgataaagaaaatgatgtaGAAAAAGATaggaaaaatgaaaataaaatattattgaaagatgataaaaatttaaaaattatacgttccaaaaaaaaagagaaaaaagagaatgatgaaaatgaaaatgaaaaaattattttatttgaaaataacgAAATAGTAGAATACGATGCTAGCTATTtcaaaaatcaaaataataatattgtattAATGGAAGAAGATTACTTAGAAGTTTTAGAACATTTGATAGAAAAGACATTTTTTCCagatttatataatttgaaaaatgaAAGGGGAATGATAACCAATTatgaatttaataataaagaatataatgACATAGATAATAAGAGTAATAGTTTGTGTCCCCCTTCTCCAAATACATTTATTAATGAAGATAACAACAGCATTTATGAATTTATggataaatataaaacaaatttgTCACATGATTTACAAAgttgtaataaaaataatatattaagtTGTAttgaaggaaaaaaaaaaaaaaaaaatgataaaaattcaaaatataaattagttATCCTTCCAAATggtaaaaaacataaaataaatttaaacatGAAATTAAGTgattttcaaaaattatatacatcaGAAGATAATAAAtcttttgaatatttattaaaaaatatgaaaaataaaaatatagaaaaaaatatgtattctataattaaaagaaatgaatataatatgaaaatgGATTATATTGAAGAATGTACAAAAAAGGGAATAAAATGTGATATGCTTCATATGAATAAATCagaaaatgaattatatCCTATGAAAAGTTCGTATGGCTATAAATCGAGTGAAAATATTCTGAACAGGCaaggtaaaaataaaaatataatagctTATAAAAATACCAGATTTTCGGATGAATATAATGAAGATattaaaaatcaaataaatcaATGTGAAGAAATTAAACAaatgaaattattaaatagaGATcgtgaaaataaagaagaagaaATGATTAGCAAAGgtgtttttaatttattacaagaaaaaaatggatataaatATGTCAAGACTCCAATAATAGAAGCTGGAAAAGGTTTAGATAAGAGCCCAATTATTACATGGgggaaaattatgaacactCCAATATTGTTAGAAAATGGTGGCGAAGAAGAAAATGGCGAAGAAAATCAAATTGATTATCCAAATTTAAATGAAGAATCATCAAATTGTGATAtagataattatttaaaaaatgaatttactttacaaaaattaaataatagaGAAATAGCTGCTGAGAAATTACAAAATAGTTTAAGAgatgtaaaatataataataaagaaatattaaaaaaaaaaagatttaATATGTTAATTAAAAAGACATGTAATACAAGCTCTCGTATGTCAACCACTTCATTTAGAAGTTATGTTCTTTCAAGAAAAAGCCAAAAGAGATTAAATGAGTTAAGCCAAAAATCATCTTTAGCATCACAAATtttacgaaaaaaataa